In one Lolium rigidum isolate FL_2022 chromosome 3, APGP_CSIRO_Lrig_0.1, whole genome shotgun sequence genomic region, the following are encoded:
- the LOC124701192 gene encoding UPF0548 protein At2g17695-like, with protein sequence MAWGGLFLSLGRPSSEQQKSCLASTSGFNYEASLHGASTPKSATALTSEDTDRALADRGFSVNRSRVLVGSGADAFVRAKSALVSWKHLALGWAEVDPDTPVKTGARFCICYKEVVPWVMFPLQIAYVTDENSGGGRAKCGGIFAFGSGTLQGHLLAGEERFSVQVDSEERVWYEVFSFSKPAHPLSALCYPYVQFRQRHFARESAKAMLRHVADRSTPPH encoded by the exons ATGGCATGGGGAGGCCTCTTCCTGAGCCTTGGCCGCCCCTCGTCGGAGCAGCAGAAGTCCTGCCTCGCATCCACCAGTGGCTTCAACTATGAGGCGTCTCTCCACGGTGCTTCAACTCCAAAATCAGCAACTGCATTAACCTCAGAAGACACGGACAGAGCCCTCGCAGACCGCGGCTTCTCGGTGAACCGATCGCGTGTCCTTGTCGGCTCCGGCGCCGACGCCTTCGTCCGTGCCAAGTCGGCCCTTGTATCCTGGAA gcacttggcgctcggctggGCGGAAGTGGACCCAGACACACCAGTGAAGACCGGCGCGAGGTTCTGCATCTGCTACAAGGAGGTGGTCCCATGGGTCATGTTCCCGCTCCAGATCGCCTATGTCACCGATGAAAACAGTGGTGGTGGGCGAGCGAAATGTGGCGGCATCTTCGCGTTCGGCAGCGGCACCCTGCAAGGCCATCTACTG GCCGGGGAGGAGCGGTTCTCGGTGCAGGTGGACTCGGAGGAGCGGGTGTGGTACGAGGTGTTCTCCTTCTCCAAGCCGGCGCACCCGCTGTCGGCGCTCTGTTACCCCTACGTGCAGTTCAGGCAGCGGCACTTTGCGCGGGAGTCCGCCAAGGCGATGCTCAGGCATGTCGCCGACCGCTCGACGCCGCCTCATTGA
- the LOC124701191 gene encoding cyclin-dependent protein kinase inhibitor SMR1-like, whose translation MSAASPEFYQPCAPPAYSPGRLRVAATEPSANGEDYRCRTPTGVSYLGEPVSCPPAPMKPREPPASTCRRRLFDVKVISLRFDDLQAIDRPSFLRNGKRRPSRISSGSRRSMFS comes from the coding sequence ATGTCAGCTGCATCGCCGGAGTTCTATCAGCCGTGCGCGCCGCCCGCCTACTCGCCGGGACGCCTGCGCGTTGCCGCCACGGAACCGTCTGCAAACGGCGAGGACTACCGCTGCCGGACGCCGACCGGGGTCAGCTATCTGGGGGAACCAGTCAGCTGCCCGCCGGCGCCCATGAAGCCGCGGGAGCCGCCGGCCTCCACATGCAGGAGGCGGCTCTTCGACGTCAAGGTCATCAGCCTGCGCTTCGACGACCTCCAGGCCATCGATCGGCCCTCCTTCCTCCGCAACGGCAAGCGGCGGCCCAGCAGGATTAGCAGTGGCAGCCGCCGTTCTATGTTTAGTTGA